A stretch of DNA from Staphylococcus equorum:
ATGTTTATTATTTTGGTGACTTACACCGTGATGTCTTTTTAGGTAGCGATAAAGCAAACAATTTAGACCCAGTTAAATGGGCAGAAGATGAAAACATGCTGTTTACTTTGCATACTGATGCGCCAGTGACACCAATTTCTCCTTTGGAATCTATCCAGATTGCTGTTGATAGAAAAACTAAAAACGGTGATATACTTGGTGCCCACCAACGTTTATCTCGCAGCTCTGCATATAAAAAGATGACTGCAGATGCAGCGCGTTTGAATCATACAGAAGACTACGAAGGTACAATTAAAGTTGGTCATGTTGCAGACTTTGTCATACTGAATCGTAATCCACTAGAAGAAGATGTAACACTCGATAACAACTTAATTGAAGCAACGATTTGTGACGGTAAATTAGTCTATAAAAAATAATAGCATCACATGGCTTATGCATATTGTTTGAAAGACTTCTATGAGAATAGTATGCATCTAAAGACTACAGTCTCAAACCATATCTACAGAAAGCGTGCACTATAATACGAAACATTGATATAAAAAGGACATGTTGAATTTTGAGTTCAACATGTCCTTTTTAGTGATTTAACATTCATCAAAATTTTGACGAGTCGTCTGAGAGAACCACACGAATCGAAGACTGCACGCTGAGTCAGTGTCCTAGACAAGTCAGTCTAAAATTTTAGGGGTTTAAGTCCTCACATATGAAGTAAGTTATTCATTATTATATTTCTCATTTAATTGATGGATTAGCCTTTTAAATTCAGCTTCTGATTTAAATTCAAAAGTGATGTGTCCTTTTTTATTATGTGTAGAAATAGAAACGCTTGAACCATATTGTTCTTTAAGTTGTCTTTCTTGTTGTTGAATAAACTTAGGTTTCGTAGCTACTTCTTGTGTTTTTTTCTTTGTACTTTTTTCATTATAATTTTCATTTACGTATTGTTCTAAATAACGAACACTCCAAGACTCCCGGGAGACTTGCTTGGCGATTTGACGCATTTTTTGTGCGTCTTTTACAATTAATAAGGTACGCCCATGAGCACCTGATAATGTACCTTCTCTGATCATATTCGATACGTCTTTAGGTAATTGTAACAAACGTAGCATGTTCGCAATATAAGGTCTAGATTTACTTAAACGCTCTGCAACTTCTTGTTGTGTTAGCTTTAAATCATCCATTAATTGACGATAGCTTTCTGCTTCTTCAATAACATTGAGATCTTCGCGTTGTAAGTTTTCAATAATGGCAAGTTCCATCATATCTTCATCAGATAATGCTTTAACAATTGCAGGCACTTCTGCTAACCCTGCTATTTTTGCCGCTCGGTAACGTCGTTCACCTACTACAATGTGATAACCTGTAATAGTCTTTCTTAATACGATAGGTTGTAAAATGCCGTGAAGTTTAATCGATTTTGCTAAGTCATTTAAACGTTCTTCATCAAATGTTTTACGTGGTTGATAAGGGTTTGCTTTAATAGTCGTGACTTTAACTTGTTGAATTTGAGCATCTTCCTCTAATTGCAATCTATGATCTTTTGAATTTTCGATTGTCATACACCTACTTTCATCATCAAATATCTCTTTACGTATATAATATATTCACAGTATATCATCACACTCATGACAGTAAATATACATAAAAAATAATTTGTTTAATCTAAATTTTCAGATAAGTTGTTGACAAAAAGGATTTTGGTGTGTAATCTAAGGTATATCAAATACGAATTGCACATACGAAACACAGTAATAGGGAAAGTAAAACTTACACTGCTGACACAGAGAGTCTTTGTTCGCTGAAAGAAGACACGGAAAGAAAGTTTGAAAATGGCCTTTGAGTGTTGATACCAATATGAGGTGTCAACGGGATCGCCCGTTATAG
This window harbors:
- a CDS encoding ParB/RepB/Spo0J family partition protein, giving the protein MTIENSKDHRLQLEEDAQIQQVKVTTIKANPYQPRKTFDEERLNDLAKSIKLHGILQPIVLRKTITGYHIVVGERRYRAAKIAGLAEVPAIVKALSDEDMMELAIIENLQREDLNVIEEAESYRQLMDDLKLTQQEVAERLSKSRPYIANMLRLLQLPKDVSNMIREGTLSGAHGRTLLIVKDAQKMRQIAKQVSRESWSVRYLEQYVNENYNEKSTKKKTQEVATKPKFIQQQERQLKEQYGSSVSISTHNKKGHITFEFKSEAEFKRLIHQLNEKYNNE